In Nymphaea colorata isolate Beijing-Zhang1983 chromosome 10, ASM883128v2, whole genome shotgun sequence, the genomic stretch tcgaatatgaatatgtgaatatccaaaaaaacatatatgattaAGGTTATATCCAATATGATCCGTTGACATCGCTAGGAGGGGCTTTAGCCCCTCCCTTAGATTTTAAATAATTCAGAAATTTATGTGTAAAGTTTAAAAATCTTAGTTTAACatgtataaaatatttgaaaattccattttcctttccattaacattttaaaactatagttcacctcttttaataataaaaaaaataccctTGGTTTCGagtctccctctcctctcttccctttcttccaTGAGCTCATCACTTTACACGTACCCCTTCTAGAGGCTATCTATCCTCTTATTTgaaagaggagaaggaagaaggcaGGGAGTAGGCCAATAGATAGGTCCACTTAGCCTCCTACGAATCAAACAAGGATATATGTAATGTAATGTGCCAACCTGCCGGCCAgttgttctatatatatatataagccattAGTTAATTTTATTGGACCCACCAGAAAATTCTCATGTGTGATTGGAGGAGTCCGATATGGGGAGGACGTAAGAGCGTAGGGTATGTTGGTGCACCCTCACTGAGGGAAGCCCCTTAACAACAACCGTTCATGGGCTTTTCCAAGAGATTTTTAAGGTCGACTGTCTTAATTGCAGAAGGTGCGGTTGCCTCCCCGTGCCCGATCTTCGTTGTGGGCACTCTTTCTCTTCTGTGTGCTACAGTTGATCAGTCTCTCCGTACATGATGCGGACACCGCTCCAACGTACACAAGAATCTCaataaacttgttttttcttccttttccctttcaCTTTGCGTTATATATATTCCTTCcacctccttctcctcctcccatACTCATTGCACCTGCACTcttctgtttctcttcttcGTAGCTTTTCATGGTTTCTATCCAGGAACTGTCTTTTCTTCGCCATGGTACTTTTCTTTTGATACGTTCGTGGGTATAACTAACGGTTTTCgtgtaaaagaaaatttggtTGTGTGAGATACAGAAGGTCCATGTTGAGGAGCAGAGTGGGAGGAGGCATGAATCTGCAGGTCAATGGCCAAGCTAGCGTTCCACCAGGCTTTAGATTTCATCCAACAGAGGAGGAGCTCCTGCACTATTACTTGAGGAAGAAGGTGAACTATGAGAAGATTGACTtggatgtcatcaaagaagttGATCTCAACAAGCTTGAACCCTGGGATCTTCaaggtctctttctctctctctctctcgctgtggCGGAAAAGTGGCTCCGTTTCTTTATCTTCTTTATCGGCATTGGTTCTTGTCTAATGTTTGGGTTGTTTGCTGCATGTAGAGAAGTGTAGGATTGGATCCACGCCTCAGAGCGACTGGTATTTCTTTAGCCACAAGGACAAGAAGTACCCGACGGGGACGAGAACCAACAGAGCAACCGCAGCAGGGTTTTGGAAGGCGACGGGGAGGGACAAGATCATCCACTCGAGCTCCAAACGCATTGGCATGAGGAAGACGCTGGTGTTCTACAGGGGCAGGGCGCCTCACGGCCAGAAGTCGGACTGGATCATGCACGAGTACCGCCTCGACGACAATCTCGACTCGGCCTCTCCCGTCACAGTAAGTTGTACACCTCCTGTATTAgccttcattaattttttagcCAACCGTTTGGAAAGTCAGCCACAATTGTTACCCTGTGCTCAATGATGGTGGCTGTACAATATTTTCCGGCAAGCCCGCTGCTTTAAAGATCAGAGAATGTAGGTCGGTAACACGTTACATCAACTCCTTAGGCAGGACGTTTCATGTGTTGTCGAAAGATTTCGTGTTCTTTCAGAAAataaggagaggaagaagagaatgTCCGACCAGCTCCACCGACTAGTTATTTTCCTGCTGCAGGTAACCGAGTCCATACAGGAAGAAGGATGGGTGGTGTGTAGAGTCTTCAAGAAGAAGAATCACCATTATAAGAGGGAGGAAAGTCCAGTCGGGCCGGGGCCGCTGGCGACGAAAGTGACGGACTTGAATTCCTGCCTCGACGGCACACTGGACCAAGTGCTGCTGTACATGAGCCGCACATGCAAGGAGGATTCGCCGGAGAACAAATTGAAGCAGCTGCACCAGTTTCAAGGCTTTCAAGCACTGGCACAGCTTCCCAACGATGGCCCGCCGGAGCTTCGCTTGCCATATTTTTCCGACATCGAAACCACCTCTTCCGCTCCGACCACGGCCGCAAACCTCTCCAGTATTGCCGGAGACGGCCATGACTGCACAGGGCTGAGGGCGACTGCGGCCGTGTATACCGGGAACACGGATCATGTTCTTCACGACTGGACGTCTCTTGATCGTTTCGTTGCTTCTCACCTCAATGGTGAAGAAGAGACGTCGAGGCAACTGGCCTGCTTCAATGGGCAGCCGACGTTCTTGTGCCAAGTGCCTGAACCCGACCTCCATTTCCCTCCCCTCCTTCCGCAGAACAGTAGGCTGTTCGGCACCGCTACAAACGACTTGGAAAACGACATTGACAATTGGAGTTTGCCACGGTCATCCACTGATTCAGAATTCTTGTCCTCCGGCATTCTCTGAATTCCAAAGCatttgttgattgaaaatgTGGATGAGTCTCTTTGGCTTTTGAAATATGAATGTTCAGTTTCTGTACGTGTATTACGAACTCAGTTGATGAGATCGGGTAGCATTTTCTgctgtactctctctctctctctgtgtgtgtgtgtgtgtggaatgCCCTTAATTACCTTCGAAGTCTTATCTCCGCACACGTTCAGAACTCATACTTGTTCCATCGTTTCGAGCAGCAGTACTGAAAATTGAAGATCTTTTGTCTTGCTCACTTGCCTATGCACTAACCCTTAAACCACATTTCTATCTTAAGAAGATTATAGCCCTAAGTACCATCTGATCATTGCATAAAGGGTACACGCATAAAGGAACAGTTTGGACTTGATTAAGGACCTCTGCCTTTAGTTGTCGATTCGAAAGCGAAAGGCATTTTTGTGGCTGAATTTCGAATGCAGCTTTTAACTTAGGAACGAGAAATGGGGAGGGATTTACAGCCATTTAAGCCAAACCTAAGATGTAAGTTAAACAGGAATATGCTAATGATGAAGGAATATTCCGAGCTCGCCTCCTTTAGATCGTTACTGACATGAGCCAAATAACTTTTTATTACATAGCTGTAAGAATAAGTTTAGTGGATACGTGTCAAGGGAActctttttcacttttaactCTGCAACCCACCTCTTTCCAAAGTTTCTCAAATTATATGGGTGAGCAGAAGGCACCGCGGCCCACTGTATAGGGTTGCTTTGAAATTTGGGTAGATGTTGCACAACCATTGTTTGTAGTTTAGAATAATAATGTTGGTAAAAACTCACCTTCCACGCAACTAAATAATTAACCTTAGGCAGCTTTTTGTTGGGCCACATTATTTCTTTTAACCGATGATTATTTCATCAGTTAACTCTTATTTTTAACTTCTCTTTGTTTTGGCGAAGAACTAATATGTTTTAACGGTTAGTACCCACAAATGGAAAACCAACGTCATTGGACCCATTAATTTTAATGCACGGATGTTCCTTCGGTGACGCAATATGAGGGGCTACACGACGACTTGCTCAAAAGTTCAAAACGTGCttgatttattttctatatatatataatgtccgTATTTGTATGTAAATTCACAATTGAACAGCTGGACGGAGGTACTGAAACTGagaagacgaagaagatgaCAGGAATGATCACTTGGAGTGCAGAACGTTTGAGGAGCAACGGCTGACATGACCAAATTTGTACGTGAGCAATCAACTGTTCCTCCACCACATGACAAGGAAGAGCCTCAGCATTTGATTGCGTAGAAAGGAATCCCATGCGGAAGCGTGTCCCACAGGGACACACTGCGAGCCTAGCGATGACACTCCTGTATATGGCTGAACATGAGCCAATTCCAGCCGAGTCTACACCATATATTGTTCGACTTGAGTTCGAGTCTCATTGTTGACGGCCAACTCAAGCTAGACAAATTCTGCTCGAGCTTGACTCTTCGCTTATCAACTTTTCATTCGACTTGATCACTTTTcttggtttgaactttgaacgtttggccttttttttaaaggttGTACACTGTGCACAGCAATCATGTAACCATTTCTCGTAAAAAATGTCATCCACTTACTGGAACCAAATCTTCACTAAGCATCGTTTGGCCATTGCTCACATGAGCCTTGAAGTTGAAGGAGGCTCGATTTGGACCATACGTGCCATGACGTAAGGCGAAAGTAAGAGAACGGCCTAATTTCCGGCATACATATGTAACGATCTAGGTGCGTAGCCCGGAAGTTATTATATTTGCCGCAGTTACAATAAGCCGCGACAAACAGGTACCGTTCTAATTAGATCTGAAAGTTTCGCAAAAACCAAAAAGTCGAAGGATTCTCTCACGGTAAAGAAGAAAAGCCGAGCCTTTGAGATTACTTATAGTTGAATCTGCTTTGTGGGCTTCTAATACGAATACGATTTATATCGGTGAATGTGATTTGTATACTCCTAGTGGTTCCACGAATCCAAAGGATACTTCTTGATGGTACTGGAATGCGTGAACTTTTTATGAGTTATGTGGGTGCCCTTGCTACAGTTACAACTGTAGACGATTGTGTCAGCAAACAGGTAGCTGGCTTCGACCCAGAAGATACAATATCcggttccttttttctttcaactttctTATATGCGTACATTAGAAAGTAAGAATTATGTGGTCTGCTTTTACATCACTGACTATTTTCAGGCATCATAAATAGATGACAAATCAGACAGCTAATTTCCAAGCATTGTTAGGTACAAACTTCTTGTTTTCCGCAGACGATTTATGAGGCAAACACTTGGGCCCGACACGAATCTGCAATACTgcacaaaataatgaaaagctTACTAAGATCTAAATTGCTTGCTCTATTTCTAATGTTTCCGGGAAAACTCAAGTCCAAAAgtgaaatttgaaatcaatgaagatgaaaagtgaaCGGATCAACAACAAGTGAGTCAATTGTTTTAGGACTGGCTACAATATACTTTAGGGGCTGTTTGGAAATAGTTAGACAGTGTTATTGTCCAATAAaactacaaaaaagaaaaaaaatgcagattCATAAGGTGCCTTGAATCTGCCCTAACAGATTAATGTAaagtaacaatgtgttactattACCAAACGGCTCCTAGGGTGCATTTGATGGCGCAACTAAGTTGTCTTTTAGTTACAAAAGAGACTATAAAAAATCATGGTAGGTAAAGAAAAGTGAGGTCCCTCAAAGGCCAACTTCTTTCCCTTTCCCAAACCTTGGATGACTCTCTATAAAGGTGTACACCTTTGGATCTATCAAGACCATCAAACACCAACTAATGGTTTTCTTAGAAACTACCTTCCGGTTGATTGTGAAAGATGCACCACCAGAAATATTGTCGCTATTCTTCGTAGTCCATTTTCGTTGAAGAGGATTCCATTGTTGAAGACGTTGGGCAGCAatgcaaaataagaaaaataactgTTTGAGTGTGAAACTTCATCGTAATTTGATAGGCTTTCGCTGTTTTACGCAAACTTTTCCGGGTCAAGACACTAttataattttttgcttttgcagtAGATTCCATGTTATAGAGATCTAGCTAGCATCTCTTGCATTGCAGCCGTGGATACAGGATGATTACTAGACCTGTATTCTTGTGTACttgcttcctttcttcttttttgatcTAAAGAGTGCGTGGTAGCGTGGGGCTTCGTGCTTAACAATAAGCTAATGCAAAAATACAACTCCCAAAGAGTCGATACTTAGGTAGATTCCCCAAAACAAGCATTTAATGATAATTATGTGGAGGAAAACTGTACCTCCATGTGGTCATGTATAATACTTGTTTGAATTGGAGTTTATAGATATGTTTATCATGTCTTGTTTAGTAAGAAAACGTCATCTCCAACAAATTGAGGTTGCAGACAAAAGATGGTAAGTAAAAAACTCAACATCAGCACTGCGAAACATAGTTACAGACTTATCTTAAGAGGAGAGACGTCATCTGCGTTCTTTCCCGTCGGACCTAACTTGGTATCCCGTATCTGCGAATCTATATAATGGCTTGGGGGACCCCATCAATTACATACGTACCAAAAAATTATTCTCACCCGATCTTATCGTGTTTTTAAAAAAGCGTGCTTTTTGTGGCATACAATTGGATGGAAAATGTGTTTCACCAAGTTCTTCGCACATTCAGCATTTCCATCGTGAGTAATATGGAAAGAAAACCGAAGGGTTGGTACATTTGGCAAAATTGAGTGGGCCGACATCTGGaaaacttttattatttttgggGAATTTTAATTTTGGAACCCACTATTTACCTCGAACTTTAAGGGGGTGTTTTGATTACACATGAAAGCAAGGATTTGGAAGTGTTTGGGTGCCAGGAAACtgggtttgaagaaaacccagttttgacaaaacctggttttgtaaaagggagTGAAAAACGTGGTCCCTTTTTTAAGTTATTcgaaaaccaggttttagaaaagcaaaagtttctcaaactcattaaaaaccctggttttcataaaacctagtttttacaATATTGAATTAGAGGagattgtcatccaaacaccctctaaaagaTATAGGACcacattttgtcattttcttgatTAAGGCCACATTTTATTGTGAAAACTGTCAAATAAGGCGCCTTGTAACATAGGAACAGTGTGAGAACATTACACTAgtttgctccaaatttgagGTATACTCAATTATGAATCtaattaaattttgacatattcatgaaacactcacaaaatgtttCTAATGCTAGACGATTCCTAGGAGTCTGAAGTGATTTTCATTAACTTGAAAACCCACAAATATCAGCtgtaattttttgttcaaatcttgCCAACTAGTTAgcaattatttatttttatattagcAAAAGTTTATTAGCTCATGTTCTTAATTATTTGACATTGATTAAGATGGAAAGTGTACGGAATACATTTGTTTTGTActgaaagtttaaaaattttgttattttttggaGCTATGCACGTGGAATTCGTAGTTCAATCAAAGGATTTAGGCCTATCTGCCAGCAGGCTTGCTTTGGAGTTGTATACCTGTAATCCTCTAGGGGTCTTAGTCTAGTTTCAGCATGGTAATCTTGGaaagacaataaaaaatgaaggaagatTTTTGTAAGAAGTTAGTTCGATTATAGAACATTAGCACGACGTTAAAAAGTACTAGCAAAATTTTTCGAGAGCAGCATCAAGTTCTTCTACCAGCAATTTCTTGGTCTATCGACAGTTTTCGTTGCCGATCCCTAGCTGACATGTTAAGTTTACTGGcttgtttcttcttcatcatagcgaaaaagacagaaaaagtTAATATACTTTTCCTTTTCGTGTACCTGAAATGGAAATAGCAATCGGCATTAGCAATAAAGACACGAAAGAGCAGCAGCGTAATAATCACGAAAGAATAAGATAACATGCATGTAACAAATACGTAAGTTGTTGTTCCCTTGATGTCACTGGTACTTTTCTGCCTGtcacttcatttttcattttcaaagacATGGAATCTCAGGTTAGAGAACT encodes the following:
- the LOC116262837 gene encoding NAC domain-containing protein 43-like codes for the protein MLRSRVGGGMNLQVNGQASVPPGFRFHPTEEELLHYYLRKKVNYEKIDLDVIKEVDLNKLEPWDLQEKCRIGSTPQSDWYFFSHKDKKYPTGTRTNRATAAGFWKATGRDKIIHSSSKRIGMRKTLVFYRGRAPHGQKSDWIMHEYRLDDNLDSASPVTVTESIQEEGWVVCRVFKKKNHHYKREESPVGPGPLATKVTDLNSCLDGTLDQVLLYMSRTCKEDSPENKLKQLHQFQGFQALAQLPNDGPPELRLPYFSDIETTSSAPTTAANLSSIAGDGHDCTGLRATAAVYTGNTDHVLHDWTSLDRFVASHLNGEEETSRQLACFNGQPTFLCQVPEPDLHFPPLLPQNSRLFGTATNDLENDIDNWSLPRSSTDSEFLSSGIL